From Nitrosopumilus sp., a single genomic window includes:
- a CDS encoding ABC transporter permease, with the protein MNSLLYDTYTIFWRELKRYKKSRSGVLIRLIQPAIWIIVIGNTFSGTQPLIQSVGFEGEYIEFMAPGVIILTAIFTSIFGGVNTLWDRRYGFMNKALSSPISRSAIALGKMAAISLIAALQASLILGIALAIGVNFPNPIMIAPIMAIVILFSLGFSGISVMIAATAKSQETFWGMINFLGMPLFMLSPALFPLELLPDWLAVIAKLNPVTYTVLLVRELMTGVSEGGIPIILSLGILVAFVFAMVGLASYVFTREVNKPF; encoded by the coding sequence ATGAACAGTTTGCTTTATGATACATACACAATATTTTGGAGAGAGTTAAAGAGATACAAAAAATCACGCAGCGGTGTTTTGATCAGATTGATACAACCTGCAATTTGGATCATAGTTATTGGCAATACTTTCTCTGGAACACAACCATTGATTCAATCTGTTGGTTTTGAAGGAGAATATATTGAATTTATGGCACCTGGTGTAATTATTCTCACTGCAATTTTTACCAGTATTTTTGGAGGTGTCAATACTTTATGGGATAGACGTTATGGTTTTATGAACAAGGCATTATCTTCTCCAATTTCCCGTTCTGCTATAGCATTAGGAAAGATGGCTGCAATCTCCTTGATTGCTGCATTACAAGCTAGTTTGATTTTGGGAATTGCTTTGGCAATTGGAGTTAATTTCCCTAACCCGATAATGATTGCACCAATCATGGCAATTGTTATTTTGTTTTCATTGGGATTTTCTGGAATCTCTGTAATGATTGCAGCTACTGCAAAGTCCCAGGAGACTTTTTGGGGCATGATCAATTTTCTTGGAATGCCATTATTCATGCTCAGTCCCGCATTATTTCCGTTGGAGTTACTTCCTGATTGGCTTGCAGTAATTGCTAAACTTAATCCAGTTACTTACACTGTGTTACTTGTTAGGGAACTTATGACTGGCGTTTCTGAGGGTGGAATCCCTATAATTTTGAGCCTTGGAATCTTGGTGGCATTTGTTTTTGCCATGGTTGGACTTGCAAGTTATGTGTTTACGCGTGAAGTAAACAAGCCTTTTTGA
- a CDS encoding ATP-binding cassette domain-containing protein, translated as MYSIETKSLTKSFGDVIAVNDVSFSVKKGEIFGFLGPNGAGKSTTMMILTTLLKPTSGEALIAGFDVTANPKKVRENIGYVQQESTVDEYLTGRENLLLQAKLNHIPKNQINKRIDDVLELIELVEKQDQPVVTYSGGMRKRLDIAGGLLHRPKVLFLDEPTVGLDIQTRRKIWEYIKKIHTEFEMTIFVSTHYMEEADQLCDRVGIIDDGKIQVIDSPENMKNAMGNEVISIIIDEGKNHEPFLTEIKSIEFVNKINQDGLKLTLFASNGTEVIPKIFQISSELEIKIKSISLTQPTLDDVFISYTGHEIKDDDSGFNRKREHAKMKRLRA; from the coding sequence TTGTATTCAATAGAGACTAAATCCCTAACAAAATCTTTTGGCGATGTAATTGCAGTAAACGATGTTTCATTCTCTGTTAAAAAAGGAGAAATTTTTGGTTTCTTGGGACCTAATGGTGCTGGAAAAAGTACAACAATGATGATTCTTACTACTTTGCTAAAACCTACATCCGGAGAAGCTTTGATTGCTGGATTTGATGTTACTGCAAATCCAAAAAAAGTTAGAGAAAATATTGGATATGTCCAACAAGAATCTACCGTTGATGAGTATCTTACCGGTAGAGAAAATCTTTTACTTCAAGCAAAATTAAATCATATTCCAAAAAACCAAATCAACAAAAGAATTGATGATGTTTTAGAATTGATTGAACTTGTTGAAAAACAAGATCAACCCGTTGTAACTTATTCTGGAGGAATGAGAAAAAGACTAGATATTGCTGGGGGATTACTACATCGACCCAAAGTATTGTTTCTAGATGAGCCTACGGTTGGGTTGGACATTCAAACTCGTAGAAAGATTTGGGAATATATCAAGAAAATCCACACTGAATTTGAGATGACAATTTTTGTCTCTACTCACTATATGGAAGAAGCAGATCAGCTTTGTGATCGAGTTGGAATTATTGATGATGGAAAAATTCAAGTCATTGATTCCCCAGAAAACATGAAAAATGCCATGGGCAATGAAGTCATATCGATAATAATTGATGAAGGTAAAAACCATGAACCCTTCTTGACAGAGATTAAGAGCATAGAATTTGTAAATAAAATTAATCAGGATGGGTTGAAACTTACTTTATTTGCATCAAATGGAACAGAAGTGATTCCAAAGATTTTCCAAATCTCATCAGAACTTGAAATTAAAATCAAATCTATATCCTTAACTCAACCAACACTTGATGATGTTTTCATTTCTTATACTGGACATGAAATCAAAGATGATGATTCTGGATTTAATAGAAAACGTGAACATGCAAAGATGAAGAGGTTGCGTGCATGA
- a CDS encoding tetratricopeptide repeat protein, with translation MVGLFKHPKRKIKKLLKDGEYDEAIKFGQGLESEYSDDHDFMFIMGSAFFIVDDAKRALPYFQKAFELDNDDVETLTLKTNVHLALEQKNEAIECCQRILKLEPKNTEAQQLLDELESV, from the coding sequence ATGGTTGGTCTTTTCAAACATCCTAAACGTAAAATCAAAAAATTACTCAAAGACGGTGAATATGATGAAGCAATAAAATTTGGTCAAGGTTTAGAATCTGAATATTCTGATGATCATGATTTTATGTTTATCATGGGCAGTGCTTTTTTTATTGTTGATGATGCAAAAAGAGCATTACCTTATTTCCAAAAAGCATTTGAATTAGATAATGATGATGTTGAGACTCTTACTTTGAAAACAAATGTACATTTGGCCTTGGAGCAGAAAAATGAAGCAATTGAATGTTGTCAACGTATTCTTAAACTTGAACCAAAAAACACTGAAGCTCAACAACTACTTGATGAACTTGAATCAGTGTAA
- a CDS encoding nitroreductase/quinone reductase family protein, whose amino-acid sequence MEIKEELFRPILTTKGRKTGKEHSVMLRAVNYNGKIYFSRHRPDGDWFQNAVNNPDVKIKYKDQIFSGKAKLVKDEELDKKISILKYPGEERAKEKRVTIEVTLDS is encoded by the coding sequence ATGGAAATTAAAGAAGAGTTGTTCAGGCCAATTCTAACCACCAAAGGGAGAAAGACAGGCAAAGAACATTCGGTAATGCTCAGAGCAGTAAATTATAATGGAAAAATCTATTTTTCACGACACAGACCAGATGGCGATTGGTTCCAAAATGCAGTAAACAATCCAGATGTTAAAATAAAATACAAGGATCAAATATTTTCAGGGAAAGCAAAGCTTGTCAAAGATGAAGAACTAGATAAAAAAATTTCAATTTTAAAATACCCAGGAGAAGAAAGAGCAAAAGAGAAAAGAGTCACAATTGAAGTTACGCTTGATTCATAG
- a CDS encoding beta-propeller domain-containing protein: MSSKIIIPIAVVISVIATAGIMYAIGFDQEPQIRTVTETIEPEIIYVDKSISKFFEGTNDIKRISSQEELVSILETTSSFGGAFYDPRIRTMAMDDAMMESAVSTGAPVPAAEPMPSNENSKVAGGTDYSTTNVQVQNVDEPDYLKNDSKYVYIVSRNTLSIIDAYPAEDAKLILKIALDIESQYIQNMFLNNDRLVIFYNGQSDEEVIPQFDFVPRPSYSPVTHALIVDVSDKENPTILKDYSIDGHFRDARMIGDYAYFVTNSNINHQYPRLPVIMENSVRIMTPEAFYFDNVEEFSNFNTLTAIDIFGDTINSETFLMGYTGSFYVSENNFYLTYQQNMPFGFYENSSRDRFYDVIVPLLPNNIQDKIKNIQKDSSLSSSEQWIKISELMQDSYNEMDKQVKEKLFEKIREALNEYDAKIQEDTRKTIIHKISINEDKIEYVAKGSVPGRLLNQFSMDENGDRFRVATTTEYYIQHQGTVRANAVYILDEQLNRVGELEDIAPDESIFSARFMGNTLYLVTFQQIDPFFVIDLSSDTPKILGELKIPGFSNYLHPYDEEHVIGLGRDTKEIENGRVQQLGIKIALFNVADVNNPKVADEFVIGDSSTHSEALYDHKAFFFDKKSGVLSVPISGDAKNLNENSSSKMFAPEYNRWSGFYVFDLDKSEGFNLKGTVTHSAEDSRYYGMGNARTFYIDEILYTASEGFLKMNSLKDLEEINSIKLENTGKFMEYIDEEVVREAIPNVQ; this comes from the coding sequence ATGAGTTCAAAAATAATAATTCCAATTGCAGTAGTCATTTCGGTAATTGCAACAGCAGGCATAATGTATGCAATTGGTTTTGATCAAGAACCACAGATAAGAACGGTGACTGAAACTATAGAGCCAGAAATCATCTATGTAGATAAATCGATTTCTAAATTCTTTGAAGGAACAAATGACATTAAGAGGATTTCATCTCAAGAAGAGCTAGTATCAATCCTTGAAACAACTTCATCTTTTGGAGGAGCATTCTATGATCCCAGAATCAGAACTATGGCAATGGATGATGCCATGATGGAGTCAGCAGTTTCCACGGGAGCTCCTGTTCCAGCAGCAGAACCAATGCCATCAAATGAAAATTCAAAAGTGGCAGGTGGAACTGATTATTCAACAACAAATGTCCAGGTACAAAATGTAGATGAGCCAGACTATCTCAAAAATGATTCAAAATATGTCTATATTGTTTCAAGAAACACATTATCAATAATTGATGCATATCCAGCAGAAGATGCAAAGCTAATTCTCAAAATTGCTCTAGACATTGAATCTCAATATATTCAAAATATGTTCCTCAACAATGACAGACTGGTAATATTTTACAACGGACAAAGTGATGAGGAGGTAATTCCACAGTTTGACTTTGTTCCACGACCATCTTACAGCCCAGTTACTCATGCGTTGATTGTAGATGTATCAGATAAGGAAAACCCAACTATTCTCAAAGACTATTCGATTGATGGTCATTTCAGAGATGCAAGAATGATTGGAGACTATGCATATTTTGTTACAAACAGCAATATCAATCACCAATACCCAAGACTTCCAGTAATCATGGAAAATTCTGTAAGAATCATGACTCCAGAAGCATTTTACTTTGACAATGTTGAAGAATTTTCAAACTTCAACACACTAACTGCAATCGACATATTTGGAGATACAATAAACTCTGAGACTTTTTTGATGGGATATACAGGTTCATTTTATGTTTCAGAGAACAACTTCTATTTGACATATCAACAAAATATGCCATTCGGATTTTATGAAAACTCTTCACGAGATAGATTCTATGATGTGATTGTTCCCTTACTACCAAATAATATTCAAGACAAAATAAAAAATATCCAAAAAGATTCTTCATTGAGTTCATCTGAGCAATGGATAAAGATCTCAGAACTAATGCAAGATTCCTACAATGAGATGGATAAACAGGTAAAAGAGAAATTGTTTGAGAAAATAAGAGAAGCGCTAAACGAGTATGATGCAAAAATTCAAGAAGATACAAGAAAAACAATTATTCATAAAATTTCAATCAATGAAGACAAAATAGAATATGTTGCAAAGGGTTCTGTTCCAGGAAGATTGCTAAACCAATTCTCTATGGACGAAAATGGAGATAGATTTAGAGTTGCAACAACCACAGAATACTATATTCAACATCAGGGTACAGTTAGAGCAAATGCAGTATACATACTTGATGAACAGCTAAACAGAGTAGGGGAACTAGAAGATATTGCACCAGATGAGAGTATTTTCTCAGCACGATTCATGGGGAATACACTTTACCTAGTCACATTCCAACAAATCGACCCGTTCTTCGTAATTGACTTATCTTCGGATACACCAAAGATTTTAGGAGAACTAAAGATTCCAGGATTTTCAAACTATTTGCATCCATATGATGAAGAACATGTGATTGGATTGGGCAGGGACACAAAAGAAATAGAGAATGGCAGAGTACAACAACTTGGAATCAAAATTGCATTGTTTAATGTAGCAGATGTGAATAATCCAAAAGTTGCCGATGAATTTGTAATAGGAGACAGTTCAACACATTCAGAAGCATTGTATGATCATAAGGCATTCTTTTTTGATAAAAAGAGCGGTGTCCTATCAGTACCGATAAGTGGAGACGCTAAAAATCTAAACGAAAATTCAAGTTCCAAGATGTTTGCCCCAGAGTACAACAGATGGAGTGGGTTCTATGTATTTGATTTGGATAAATCTGAAGGATTTAATCTTAAAGGTACAGTAACTCACTCTGCCGAAGATTCACGTTATTACGGAATGGGCAATGCAAGAACATTCTATATTGACGAAATCTTGTATACTGCCTCTGAAGGATTTTTGAAGATGAATTCCTTGAAAGATCTAGAAGAAATTAATTCAATAAAACTCGAAAATACTGGAAAATTTATGGAGTATATAGATGAAGAAGTTGTACGTGAAGCTATACCAAATGTACAATAG
- a CDS encoding winged helix-turn-helix domain-containing protein, whose translation MSFDENSGDEFTEKIKILATDDDKIKSFGELFTNDSSREILQLLFNEELTANQIAQKTKISLQLVKYHLIKLQDLGIVKISKIEKNSKSQDMKVYTATKFSIVIVPPKLSEKTKESKLLVRSFRHIYKVAGLGIATGISGLLSLSQLPKSKEISLDDSITSRQFAVEESSKKIESSEFLARDESSEPVAASAPMIESETEDFEHNAVDIAETIVDPDAVFSATDLFLPLVAITIILAGLTMFYLWKSKSK comes from the coding sequence ATGTCCTTTGATGAAAATTCTGGAGATGAGTTTACAGAAAAAATCAAAATTCTTGCAACTGATGATGACAAAATAAAGTCTTTTGGTGAGTTATTTACCAATGATTCTAGTCGTGAAATCTTACAATTGCTGTTCAATGAAGAATTAACTGCAAATCAAATTGCACAAAAAACAAAAATCTCACTTCAATTGGTGAAATACCACTTAATCAAACTACAAGATTTAGGTATTGTAAAAATCTCTAAAATTGAAAAAAATTCAAAATCTCAAGATATGAAAGTTTACACTGCCACAAAATTTAGTATTGTTATTGTTCCTCCAAAACTTTCTGAAAAAACTAAAGAAAGTAAATTGCTTGTACGTTCTTTTCGACATATTTACAAAGTAGCCGGACTTGGAATTGCAACTGGAATTTCTGGATTACTTTCATTATCTCAATTACCAAAAAGTAAAGAAATTTCTTTAGATGATTCAATTACAAGTAGACAGTTTGCTGTTGAAGAGTCTTCTAAAAAGATTGAATCTTCTGAATTTCTTGCAAGAGATGAATCGTCGGAACCTGTGGCTGCTTCTGCACCAATGATAGAATCGGAAACAGAAGATTTTGAACACAACGCTGTTGATATTGCAGAAACAATTGTTGATCCTGATGCTGTTTTTTCTGCAACTGATTTATTCTTGCCTCTTGTTGCAATTACAATTATTCTTGCTGGTTTGACTATGTTCTATCTGTGGAAATCAAAGTCAAAATAA
- a CDS encoding 6-bladed beta-propeller has translation MKFLYATIIAFTALLITSSITTSYGFENYDPLDTWGQYGFSEPGHFVNPQYVAVGEDGSVYVTDFGNKRIQKFSSNGEYLTHWGNSGKQLGDFYNPSGIAVSDDSVFVVDRDLNRIQKFSLDGEFIKTWGKKGTSDGQFFYPNGITVSNNLLYVVDTGNQRIQIFSTDGDFVSSFGSSGLDPGQFLNVVGISSDVDGNIFVTDKGNNKIEKFNADGELLTSFSFYFPSYVFAPESIVISPFGDIFVVNSADDRILHLNENSDLRLNQFAQNGPYPDTFENISGLAIGINGELLVLDSKTHAIQLFETEFFEQPAESYYVAPVEVRPPHRDQTKPEITAPDSIVVEAEDVQTDVSIGIATATDASGIKTIINNAPEGFKPGITNVIWIAFDNAGHSATDYQRITVNTCGHNPSTYNLIEGTSGDDVISGTDGDDLIFGMGGNDLISGGLGNDCIFGGSGDDIISGNEGDDTIKGNSGHDILKGNSGNDLIYANSGSDVMDGGESFDRCHVDSDKDLTLNCEE, from the coding sequence TTGAAATTTCTTTATGCTACAATCATTGCTTTTACGGCTCTTTTAATCACTTCTTCTATTACTACATCTTATGGTTTTGAAAACTATGATCCGTTGGATACATGGGGACAATATGGCTTTTCAGAACCTGGCCATTTTGTCAACCCTCAGTATGTCGCAGTAGGTGAAGATGGGAGTGTGTATGTGACTGATTTTGGAAACAAACGCATTCAAAAATTTTCAAGTAACGGTGAATATCTTACACATTGGGGCAATAGCGGAAAACAATTAGGCGATTTTTACAATCCTTCTGGCATTGCAGTAAGTGATGACTCTGTGTTTGTTGTAGACAGAGACTTGAATCGCATTCAAAAGTTTTCTTTGGATGGAGAATTTATTAAAACATGGGGAAAGAAAGGAACCTCTGATGGCCAATTCTTTTATCCTAACGGAATAACAGTAAGCAATAACCTTCTATATGTTGTAGATACAGGAAATCAAAGAATCCAAATATTTTCTACTGATGGTGACTTTGTTTCATCATTTGGTTCTAGTGGGTTAGATCCTGGCCAATTTCTAAATGTTGTTGGTATTAGCTCGGATGTGGATGGAAATATTTTTGTTACTGATAAAGGAAATAACAAAATTGAAAAATTTAATGCTGATGGTGAGCTGTTAACATCATTTTCATTTTATTTTCCAAGTTATGTGTTTGCTCCAGAATCTATAGTTATTTCACCTTTTGGTGACATATTTGTAGTAAATTCTGCCGATGATAGAATTTTACATTTGAATGAGAATTCTGATTTACGTCTAAACCAATTTGCTCAAAACGGTCCATATCCTGATACTTTTGAGAATATCTCTGGGTTGGCAATTGGAATTAATGGTGAATTACTAGTACTTGATTCTAAAACACATGCTATCCAATTATTTGAAACTGAATTTTTTGAACAACCTGCAGAATCCTACTATGTTGCACCTGTTGAAGTTAGACCTCCTCACAGAGATCAAACTAAACCTGAAATCACTGCCCCTGACTCAATCGTAGTAGAGGCAGAAGATGTCCAAACAGATGTCTCTATTGGAATTGCCACAGCAACTGATGCAAGTGGAATTAAAACAATCATTAACAACGCTCCTGAAGGATTCAAGCCTGGAATCACCAATGTTATTTGGATAGCCTTTGATAATGCCGGACATAGCGCTACTGACTATCAGCGTATTACTGTAAACACATGTGGTCATAATCCTTCCACATACAATCTCATTGAAGGAACATCTGGAGATGATGTCATTTCTGGAACCGATGGAGATGATTTGATCTTTGGAATGGGAGGCAATGATCTAATCTCTGGAGGATTAGGAAATGATTGTATTTTTGGAGGTAGTGGAGATGATATTATTTCAGGTAATGAGGGTGATGATACAATTAAAGGAAATTCTGGTCATGACATTCTGAAAGGAAATTCTGGAAATGATTTGATCTATGCAAATTCTGGCTCTGATGTGATGGATGGCGGTGAATCATTTGATAGATGTCATGTTGATTCCGATAAAGATCTGACACTAAATTGTGAAGAATAG